One window of Microcoleus vaginatus PCC 9802 genomic DNA carries:
- a CDS encoding carbohydrate ABC transporter permease, with protein sequence MDNKASHEARTYYHIPTMNNLKTKKPNSPNNTPSPWSTLWTYSIMSAIALLMLFPLLWLLSTSLKSPNENIFQFPPQLWPQQPTLENFIKVWQTNPFGSYLFNSTLIAGLTVSIHVLFCALAAYPLARLKFRGREAILITIISTIMIPFQIVMIPLYILTVQLGLKNSYLGVIFPGLASAFGIFLLRQAFLAVPKELEEAARIDGCSELGIWWHVMIPAIKPALVTLGIFVFIGSWSDFLWPLLVLDRPEYYTLPLGVANLAGTFSLDWRLVAAGSIISIVPVLGLFLLLQKYIVPTETAAGVKG encoded by the coding sequence ATGGACAACAAGGCTTCTCACGAAGCAAGGACTTATTATCATATCCCAACAATGAACAATCTCAAAACTAAAAAACCAAATTCCCCAAACAACACTCCCTCGCCGTGGAGCACCCTGTGGACGTACAGCATCATGAGCGCGATCGCACTTTTAATGCTGTTTCCCTTGCTGTGGCTGCTCAGTACCTCCCTCAAATCCCCCAACGAAAACATCTTTCAATTTCCCCCGCAACTGTGGCCACAACAGCCAACCCTCGAAAACTTCATCAAAGTTTGGCAAACCAACCCCTTCGGCAGTTACCTGTTCAACAGCACCCTAATTGCCGGCCTCACAGTTAGCATCCACGTCCTCTTTTGCGCCCTCGCCGCTTACCCCTTAGCCCGACTCAAATTTCGCGGCCGCGAAGCCATCTTAATCACAATCATTTCCACAATCATGATTCCCTTCCAAATAGTCATGATTCCCCTATACATATTGACTGTACAACTCGGACTAAAAAATAGTTATTTAGGGGTAATCTTTCCCGGACTAGCCTCAGCCTTCGGCATATTTTTATTGCGACAAGCATTCCTAGCAGTTCCCAAAGAACTAGAAGAAGCCGCCCGCATCGACGGCTGCAGTGAATTAGGCATTTGGTGGCACGTCATGATTCCGGCAATTAAGCCAGCTTTAGTCACTCTAGGAATTTTCGTATTTATCGGTTCTTGGAGCGACTTTCTGTGGCCGCTGCTAGTTTTAGACAGACCGGAATATTACACTTTACCTTTAGGGGTAGCCAATTTAGCCGGGACCTTTTCTTTAGATTGGCGTTTAGTTGCGGCGGGTTCTATTATTTCTATTGTTCCCGTTTTAGGGCTATTTTTGCTCTTGCAAAAATACATTGTGCCAACAGAAACTGCTGCGGGAGTCAAAGGATAG
- a CDS encoding right-handed parallel beta-helix repeat-containing protein has protein sequence MIRKTLHRFITLVLAGFLLAISGECWTSQTLAQIPPHVFYVAPNGSDTNNGSLEHPWSTINHAAGVLKAGETVYIRGGNYRLTEQIQAKNSGTEKAWITYRAYPEQRVIIDADAVKVEPPSGKKSHYPHDQGAFLLQNVSYIKVENLEVINSHNSGITVRNSHFINLYNNKTENTFSPGIGVWWGDHYKVMGNTVINANDLKMADFLNDFPEAPHEAISIGGVENFEVAYNLVKDGKKEGIDVKEKSKYGTVHHNYIHHMARQGLYVDSWFGVLEDVEVFNNVVHDCNGAGFALAVEGGAEAKNIRFHHNLIYDNWGTGILFARWGNDGLRHNIKVYNNTVHHNGYGKPNLGESFFWITGGLYLFSDNLQNVEIKNNIFSKNRGFQIGYSDRYLAANSDIEKIFRQKDIEISQNLIFGENNTTRPIYAGWLPDNYANIYGTNGTAAVREEPQFVNPEEGNFYLKSPVSNPTPLTANSKTSQMRVGAFPNGEKPHFWWQGKFPPQFPDLPQ, from the coding sequence ATGATTAGAAAAACCCTTCATAGGTTCATCACGTTAGTATTAGCAGGATTTCTATTGGCGATTAGTGGCGAGTGCTGGACATCGCAAACTTTAGCACAAATCCCTCCTCATGTTTTTTATGTTGCACCAAATGGCAGTGATACAAATAACGGTTCACTTGAGCATCCTTGGTCAACAATTAATCACGCAGCGGGGGTATTAAAAGCGGGTGAAACAGTTTATATTCGGGGGGGAAATTATCGCCTCACCGAACAAATTCAAGCTAAAAATTCAGGGACAGAAAAGGCTTGGATTACTTATCGAGCCTATCCTGAACAACGGGTTATTATTGATGCGGATGCAGTTAAAGTAGAGCCTCCCTCTGGTAAGAAATCCCATTATCCTCATGATCAAGGTGCATTTTTGTTACAAAATGTTAGTTATATTAAAGTCGAAAATTTAGAAGTTATTAATTCCCATAATTCTGGGATTACAGTTAGAAATAGCCATTTTATTAACCTTTATAATAATAAAACAGAAAATACATTTTCCCCAGGTATTGGTGTTTGGTGGGGTGATCACTATAAAGTAATGGGAAATACGGTTATTAATGCAAACGATCTGAAGATGGCTGACTTTTTAAATGATTTCCCAGAAGCTCCCCATGAAGCAATTTCAATCGGTGGGGTTGAAAATTTTGAAGTTGCTTATAACTTAGTTAAGGATGGGAAAAAAGAAGGGATTGATGTTAAAGAAAAGAGTAAATATGGAACCGTCCATCATAACTATATTCACCACATGGCACGACAGGGATTATATGTTGATAGTTGGTTTGGAGTCTTAGAAGATGTTGAGGTCTTTAATAATGTTGTTCATGATTGTAATGGAGCAGGATTTGCTTTAGCAGTAGAAGGAGGAGCAGAAGCAAAAAATATTCGATTTCACCATAACTTAATTTATGATAACTGGGGAACCGGAATTCTCTTTGCCCGATGGGGAAATGATGGGTTACGGCATAATATTAAAGTTTATAATAATACGGTTCATCATAATGGTTATGGTAAACCGAACCTAGGAGAAAGCTTTTTTTGGATTACTGGAGGGTTATATTTATTTTCTGATAATCTTCAAAATGTTGAAATCAAAAATAATATTTTTAGCAAGAATAGGGGATTTCAAATCGGTTATAGCGATCGCTATTTGGCGGCTAACTCTGACATCGAAAAGATTTTTCGTCAAAAAGATATTGAGATTAGCCAGAACTTAATCTTTGGAGAAAATAACACCACCCGTCCGATTTATGCTGGATGGCTTCCTGATAACTATGCTAATATCTATGGAACGAATGGAACTGCTGCAGTCAGAGAAGAACCTCAATTTGTTAATCCTGAAGAAGGGAATTTTTACTTAAAATCTCCGGTCAGTAACCCAACCCCATTAACTGCTAATTCTAAAACATCTCAGATGAGAGTTGGAGCTTTTCCCAATGGAGAAAAACCCCATTTTTGGTGGCAGGGTAAGTTCCCACCTCAATTTCCTGATTTACCCCAATAA
- a CDS encoding DUF3859 domain-containing protein has protein sequence METRLTQTQLAQVVAEIDKLSQQRELELAPDQVREILRELNLPDELLEDAIAQMRRREVLEKQQRRNRWIAIASTAVVISAIGIGVLFGQNQQQKTAQVVGGEDRIALSKKGGDSLTQVNRLINPRIYYQVTLKNAPIGRDLSLQCDWINSSGQTVHQGRYQTRTIDTAVWNTHCFYDLGSAAAPGKWEVRMSLDGRAISTEPFTVK, from the coding sequence ATGGAAACTCGGCTCACTCAAACTCAGTTAGCACAGGTAGTCGCTGAAATCGACAAGTTATCGCAGCAGCGCGAGTTAGAATTGGCCCCAGATCAGGTAAGAGAAATTTTACGAGAGTTGAATCTTCCTGATGAGCTTTTAGAAGATGCGATCGCCCAAATGCGCCGCCGCGAAGTCCTAGAAAAACAGCAGCGACGCAACCGTTGGATCGCGATCGCCTCGACAGCCGTTGTCATCTCTGCGATCGGTATAGGCGTGCTGTTCGGGCAAAATCAGCAACAAAAAACTGCTCAAGTTGTGGGAGGAGAAGACAGGATTGCGCTATCGAAAAAAGGTGGTGACAGCCTTACTCAAGTCAACCGTCTAATCAACCCCCGCATCTACTACCAGGTGACGTTGAAAAATGCTCCGATCGGTCGTGACTTGTCTTTACAATGCGACTGGATTAATTCTAGCGGTCAAACTGTGCATCAGGGGAGGTATCAAACTCGCACGATCGATACTGCGGTTTGGAATACGCACTGCTTTTACGATCTCGGCTCTGCAGCAGCCCCAGGCAAATGGGAAGTTCGGATGTCCCTGGATGGGCGCGCGATCAGCACTGAACCTTTCACTGTGAAATAA
- a CDS encoding S9 family peptidase has product MQNSPFQQPKTELPPLIEREILFGNPEKTSPRLSPDGKYLAYIAPDEHNVLQVQLRTVGQADDRQLTADKKRGIRIFFWTYSDEELIYLQDAEGDENWHLFSVNIQSNQVRDLTPFQGVQAQPIAFDRNFPNEILVGMNIRDRSKHDVYRINLKNGAVEFDTDNPGNIVGWTADAQFQVRAATATTADGGSELVFRETPDKSWESLRRWGPDEEGGAVMFSENGKILYIMGNHDANAERLIALDLETKQETDLASDPEYDVGGIVVHPTKREIQAVSFYKDKQEWQILDQSIAEDFEDLGKFRPGEFSITSRNLADTTWLVAYMTDDGPVYYYAYDRASKTFTFLFSNQPKLERLPLSSMEPISYTARDGLTIHGYLTKPVGVSTPVPTVLLVHGGPWARDTWGYNPQAQWLANRGYAVLQINFRGSTGYGKAFLNAGNRKWAASMHDDLLDGVNWLVETGISQPDNIAIMGGSYGGYAALVGLTFSPDVFACAVDIVGPSNLITLLQTIPPYWEPLKANMYHRVGNLETEPEFLKSISPLFFVDRIQKPLLIAQGANDPRVKESESEQIVNAMKQAGKPVEYVLYTDEGHGFARPENRLHFYAIAEEFLAKYLGGRFEPAGNIANHSGVVNPQTTHN; this is encoded by the coding sequence ATGCAAAATTCCCCATTTCAACAGCCCAAAACTGAACTTCCACCGTTGATAGAGCGGGAAATTCTGTTCGGAAATCCCGAAAAAACTAGCCCCCGACTTTCACCCGACGGCAAGTATCTCGCCTACATTGCACCAGATGAACACAACGTCTTGCAAGTGCAATTGCGTACCGTCGGTCAAGCAGACGATCGCCAACTGACAGCAGATAAAAAACGAGGCATCCGCATCTTTTTCTGGACTTACAGCGACGAAGAGCTAATTTATCTCCAAGATGCTGAGGGTGACGAAAACTGGCATTTATTCTCAGTCAATATCCAGTCAAATCAGGTTCGCGACTTGACACCATTTCAAGGCGTTCAAGCTCAGCCGATCGCTTTTGACCGCAACTTCCCCAATGAAATATTAGTGGGAATGAACATCCGCGATCGCAGCAAACACGACGTTTACCGCATCAACCTCAAAAATGGTGCCGTTGAATTTGACACCGACAACCCAGGTAACATCGTCGGTTGGACTGCTGACGCCCAATTCCAAGTGCGGGCGGCCACAGCCACCACTGCCGACGGTGGCTCAGAATTGGTGTTTCGGGAAACTCCCGACAAGTCTTGGGAAAGCCTGCGAAGGTGGGGGCCCGATGAGGAAGGTGGTGCCGTCATGTTCTCAGAAAACGGCAAAATTCTTTACATCATGGGCAATCATGATGCTAACGCCGAACGTTTGATCGCATTAGACTTAGAAACCAAACAAGAAACTGATCTCGCCTCTGACCCAGAATACGATGTCGGCGGCATTGTCGTACACCCCACCAAGCGAGAGATTCAGGCGGTTTCCTTCTACAAGGACAAGCAAGAGTGGCAGATTTTAGACCAAAGCATAGCAGAGGATTTTGAGGATCTCGGCAAATTCCGCCCCGGCGAATTCTCCATCACCAGCCGCAACCTCGCCGATACAACTTGGCTAGTCGCTTACATGACAGACGACGGCCCAGTTTACTACTATGCGTACGATCGCGCCTCCAAAACCTTCACCTTCCTGTTCAGCAACCAACCCAAACTCGAACGGCTACCACTATCATCAATGGAACCCATTTCTTACACCGCAAGAGATGGTTTAACCATTCACGGCTACCTGACAAAACCTGTTGGTGTCTCAACACCCGTACCGACAGTCTTGCTTGTTCACGGCGGCCCCTGGGCACGCGATACCTGGGGTTACAATCCACAAGCCCAATGGCTGGCAAACCGAGGTTACGCCGTTTTGCAAATCAATTTTCGCGGTTCCACCGGCTACGGCAAAGCCTTTCTCAATGCCGGCAATCGCAAATGGGCGGCCTCGATGCACGACGACTTACTAGATGGGGTTAATTGGCTTGTAGAAACAGGAATTTCCCAACCCGATAACATTGCGATTATGGGCGGTTCTTACGGTGGTTATGCTGCCTTAGTGGGATTGACTTTTAGTCCCGATGTTTTTGCCTGTGCCGTCGATATTGTCGGGCCAAGCAATTTGATTACACTGCTGCAAACTATTCCCCCTTACTGGGAACCGCTCAAAGCAAATATGTATCACCGCGTCGGAAACCTGGAAACAGAACCAGAGTTTCTAAAATCGATCTCGCCCTTATTTTTTGTCGATCGCATCCAGAAACCTTTACTAATCGCCCAAGGTGCTAACGACCCGCGAGTAAAAGAATCAGAAAGCGAGCAAATTGTCAATGCCATGAAGCAAGCCGGCAAACCTGTAGAATACGTGCTTTATACAGACGAAGGACACGGATTTGCGCGACCAGAAAATCGCCTGCACTTTTATGCGATCGCCGAAGAATTCCTAGCCAAATATTTAGGAGGCAGATTTGAACCTGCGGGCAACATTGCCAATCATTCTGGCGTGGTGAATCCGCAAACAACTCACAACTGA
- a CDS encoding decarboxylase has product MTESLLQNETKIHSPPFSEALAQRLLSTYGSPLYVYQADRLHQTLEHITRSIDYPHVQFHFATVTNGNIALLKLIQQAGWGLHANTPGDVFLGLKAGFTSDRIVYTGSNLNRADIQQLIEWKIDRFNFDSLSQLQDFCEYSRSQPRSIRAEIGLRLNSPELTGDSRIGVRPAEFEKANEIAQQQGLRITGLHFYRGTGTNATSAFTQAIDRLIAIAQQLPHWRTLDFGGGFGYPYRGGAVFDWREFGAAITERLSALSRPIELVIEPGRSAIAGCGVLLAKVVSVKWLGDGVPPRKLRQIVGVDTTVSNLSVPAVHGGYRAIATWETGDVSRHETDICGNTTYSRDYLGRNCWLPKLKIGDAILILDSGAYGYAMSSHFLHRPRPAEVLIDAKGDRLIRQREDYSILLNGQIF; this is encoded by the coding sequence ATGACTGAATCTTTGCTACAGAATGAAACCAAAATACATTCGCCGCCGTTCTCGGAAGCATTAGCCCAGCGACTTTTGTCAACTTATGGTTCGCCCTTATATGTGTATCAGGCCGATCGCCTCCATCAAACCCTTGAGCACATTACGCGATCGATCGACTATCCGCACGTTCAGTTTCATTTTGCCACCGTCACTAACGGCAATATTGCTCTGTTGAAATTGATTCAGCAGGCTGGTTGGGGGCTACACGCGAATACACCAGGGGATGTTTTTTTAGGACTGAAAGCGGGTTTTACGAGCGATCGCATTGTCTACACCGGCAGTAACCTCAATAGGGCGGATATTCAGCAATTGATTGAATGGAAGATCGATCGATTCAATTTCGATAGTCTGTCGCAACTCCAGGATTTTTGCGAATATTCGCGCAGTCAACCGCGATCGATCCGTGCCGAAATCGGACTGCGCCTCAACTCACCGGAATTGACGGGAGACAGTCGGATTGGAGTGCGTCCCGCCGAATTCGAGAAAGCCAACGAAATCGCGCAGCAGCAGGGGTTGAGGATTACCGGATTGCATTTTTATCGGGGGACAGGAACGAACGCCACGAGTGCTTTTACGCAGGCGATCGATCGCCTAATTGCGATCGCCCAACAGTTGCCCCATTGGCGAACCCTCGATTTTGGCGGTGGTTTTGGCTATCCCTATCGAGGCGGTGCAGTGTTTGACTGGCGGGAGTTTGGTGCGGCGATTACTGAACGATTGAGTGCGCTATCTCGCCCGATCGAGTTGGTGATTGAACCGGGACGATCGGCGATCGCAGGTTGTGGCGTTTTGCTTGCAAAAGTTGTGTCGGTGAAGTGGTTGGGTGATGGCGTCCCGCCCCGCAAGCTACGGCAAATTGTCGGCGTCGATACGACTGTATCAAATCTATCGGTGCCTGCGGTGCACGGGGGCTATCGGGCGATCGCAACTTGGGAAACTGGCGATGTATCGCGACATGAAACGGATATTTGTGGCAACACTACTTATTCGCGGGATTATTTGGGGCGCAACTGTTGGCTACCGAAACTCAAAATTGGAGATGCGATCCTGATTTTGGATAGCGGGGCTTACGGCTATGCGATGTCGTCGCATTTTCTGCACCGCCCCCGCCCTGCTGAGGTGTTGATTGATGCTAAGGGCGATCGATTAATTCGACAGCGAGAAGACTATTCTATCTTGTTGAACGGGCAAATCTTTTAA
- a CDS encoding NAD(P)/FAD-dependent oxidoreductase yields the protein MTQQQPRICILGGGFGGLYTALRLSQLPFSKTEKPEIVLVDRRDRFLFVPLLYELLTDELQTWEIAPPFAELLQKTGVRFCQGTVSGIDVEEKRVQLHDGPEIPCDRLVLALGGETPLDMVKGAVEYAYSFRTLDDAYRLEERLRFLEASNNDKIRVAIVGAGYSGVELACKLADRLGEKGRVRLVEQGDMILRTSPEFNREAASQALEKRKVWIDLETEVEAIEAETISLLYKGQLDVLPVDIVLWTVGTQVSQAVRSLPLKQNRRGQLIVNSQMQIIDHPDIFALGDLAECHDATGQKVPGTAQTAFQQADYTAWNIWASLTGRPLLPFRYQPLGEMMTLGIDNATLAGLGIKLDGQLAHIARRLAYLYRMPTFDHQLKVGFNWISKPIQDLLKS from the coding sequence ATGACTCAACAACAACCCCGGATTTGCATTCTCGGCGGAGGCTTCGGCGGACTCTACACAGCCCTGCGCTTGAGTCAGTTACCCTTCTCCAAAACCGAAAAACCCGAAATTGTCCTAGTTGACCGTCGCGATCGATTTTTGTTCGTTCCCCTGCTGTACGAACTGCTGACCGACGAACTCCAAACCTGGGAAATTGCCCCACCGTTTGCCGAACTCTTGCAAAAAACAGGTGTGCGCTTTTGTCAAGGTACTGTCTCCGGCATCGATGTGGAGGAAAAGCGAGTGCAGTTGCACGACGGGCCCGAAATTCCGTGCGATCGCCTAGTTTTAGCTTTAGGCGGCGAAACGCCCCTAGATATGGTCAAGGGTGCGGTTGAATATGCTTACTCGTTTCGCACTCTCGACGACGCCTACCGCTTAGAAGAAAGACTGCGGTTTTTAGAAGCCAGCAACAACGACAAAATTCGGGTGGCGATCGTCGGGGCCGGTTATTCAGGAGTAGAATTAGCTTGTAAATTAGCCGATCGACTCGGAGAAAAAGGTCGCGTGCGGTTAGTTGAGCAAGGGGACATGATTCTGCGGACATCACCGGAGTTTAACCGCGAAGCCGCCAGCCAAGCTTTAGAAAAACGGAAAGTGTGGATCGACCTAGAAACAGAAGTAGAGGCGATCGAAGCGGAGACAATATCCTTACTTTACAAAGGACAATTAGATGTTCTCCCCGTAGACATAGTGCTGTGGACAGTAGGAACTCAAGTTAGTCAAGCAGTGCGATCGCTACCCCTCAAACAAAACCGCCGCGGTCAATTAATAGTCAATTCGCAAATGCAAATTATCGACCATCCAGACATATTTGCCTTAGGAGACTTAGCAGAATGTCACGATGCAACTGGTCAAAAAGTCCCCGGAACAGCCCAAACAGCCTTCCAGCAAGCTGACTACACCGCCTGGAACATTTGGGCCTCCCTCACCGGCCGCCCATTACTTCCTTTCCGCTATCAGCCGCTAGGAGAAATGATGACATTAGGAATTGACAACGCCACCCTGGCCGGTTTAGGAATTAAACTCGACGGACAACTAGCCCACATTGCTCGCCGCTTAGCTTATCTCTATCGGATGCCAACATTTGACCATCAACTAAAAGTTGGTTTCAATTGGATTAGCAAGCCGATTCAGGATTTGCTTAAAAGTTAG
- a CDS encoding HAD family hydrolase encodes MTKVIFLDAAGTLFDVRGSVGEVYGQIAQRFGVTVKSEELNAAFSQSFASASPMAFPGIETAKIPELEFEWWQTVAAKAFQIAGIFHQFSDFSTFFVELYAHFATAEPWSVYPDVLPALNKWQQQGIELAVVSNFDSRIYPVLKALNLADYFTSVTISTEVGAAKPDSKIFTAALQKHNCTAEKVLHIGDSFKADYCGAKNAGLNAIWLNRQQEKIDSGKFNLTDSQKVEEFSSLDFI; translated from the coding sequence ATGACCAAAGTAATTTTTTTAGACGCCGCCGGTACACTATTTGATGTTCGCGGTAGCGTCGGCGAGGTATACGGACAAATAGCCCAGAGGTTTGGAGTAACAGTTAAGAGTGAAGAGTTAAATGCAGCATTTTCCCAAAGCTTCGCCTCAGCAAGTCCGATGGCATTTCCAGGGATAGAAACAGCCAAAATTCCCGAATTAGAATTTGAGTGGTGGCAAACAGTTGCCGCAAAAGCATTCCAAATAGCAGGAATTTTTCACCAATTTTCCGACTTTTCCACATTCTTTGTGGAACTCTACGCTCATTTTGCCACCGCCGAACCTTGGTCCGTCTATCCCGACGTATTGCCAGCATTAAATAAGTGGCAGCAACAAGGAATTGAATTAGCAGTAGTATCGAATTTCGATTCCAGAATTTATCCAGTATTAAAAGCACTAAATTTAGCTGATTATTTCACATCAGTGACAATTTCTACCGAGGTTGGTGCAGCAAAACCAGACTCTAAAATTTTTACCGCTGCTTTGCAAAAGCACAACTGCACTGCCGAGAAGGTGTTGCATATCGGCGACAGCTTCAAAGCAGATTATTGCGGTGCTAAAAATGCGGGATTAAACGCAATTTGGTTGAATCGCCAACAGGAAAAAATAGATTCAGGAAAGTTTAATTTAACTGATTCCCAAAAAGTAGAAGAGTTTTCTAGTCTGGATTTTATATAA
- the argJ gene encoding bifunctional ornithine acetyltransferase/N-acetylglutamate synthase, whose protein sequence is MSDWKEIDGGVTAPRGYRASGITAGLKPSGLPDLSLILSEVDAIAAGVFTTSTVRAACVDYCRQLLQAKPSAKAILCNAGQANAATGEQGWADALESAKLLGEALNIPPESILLASTGVIGQRIKMEPLRAGIPRLVAEASETGSAAAAKAICTTDLVPKTIALETMFGDRPVRIGGICKGSGMIHPNMATMLAFVTCDAAVSSHLWQEMLSRAANRSFNQITVDGDTSTNDSLIALANGQSRTPAITEMGADAEKLEAMLTEVCVHLAKAIARDGEGATCLVEVQVSGALDEVSASKIAKTIVGSSLVKAAIFGRDPNWGRIAAAAGRAGVPFDQENLRIQLGDFLMMENGQPKEFDRAAASNYMKAAAEGEYLKADTVLIQVSVGNGSGFAKAWGCDLSYDYVKINAEYTT, encoded by the coding sequence ATGTCGGACTGGAAAGAAATTGACGGCGGAGTTACAGCACCCAGAGGGTATCGAGCCTCGGGAATTACAGCGGGCTTGAAGCCTTCAGGCTTGCCAGATTTAAGTTTAATTTTGTCAGAGGTAGACGCGATCGCCGCCGGAGTCTTCACCACATCGACTGTCCGGGCTGCTTGCGTGGACTACTGCCGCCAGCTTTTGCAAGCTAAACCCAGCGCGAAAGCAATTTTGTGCAATGCGGGACAAGCTAATGCTGCTACTGGCGAACAAGGTTGGGCAGATGCCCTCGAAAGTGCCAAATTGTTGGGAGAAGCGCTGAATATTCCTCCAGAATCTATTCTTTTGGCCTCCACTGGCGTCATTGGACAGCGAATTAAAATGGAGCCGCTGAGGGCGGGAATTCCGCGATTAGTCGCTGAGGCATCCGAAACTGGTTCCGCTGCGGCGGCTAAGGCTATTTGTACGACGGATTTAGTGCCGAAAACGATCGCCCTGGAAACCATGTTTGGCGATCGACCTGTCCGCATCGGCGGCATTTGCAAAGGTTCGGGAATGATTCACCCGAATATGGCAACAATGCTGGCATTTGTAACTTGCGATGCAGCAGTGTCATCGCATTTGTGGCAAGAAATGCTGAGTCGGGCTGCTAACAGAAGTTTCAATCAAATTACTGTTGACGGCGATACCAGTACCAACGATTCGCTAATTGCTTTGGCGAATGGTCAATCCCGCACACCGGCAATTACGGAAATGGGGGCAGATGCTGAAAAATTAGAAGCGATGCTGACAGAAGTTTGCGTGCATTTAGCAAAGGCGATCGCCCGTGACGGCGAAGGTGCAACTTGTTTGGTAGAAGTGCAAGTTAGTGGCGCGCTGGATGAAGTTTCTGCGAGTAAAATTGCCAAAACAATTGTCGGTTCTTCTTTGGTAAAAGCTGCTATTTTCGGACGCGATCCGAATTGGGGCAGAATTGCGGCGGCGGCTGGGCGCGCTGGTGTACCTTTCGATCAAGAGAATTTGCGGATTCAATTGGGGGATTTTTTGATGATGGAAAACGGACAACCTAAAGAGTTCGATCGCGCTGCTGCGAGTAATTATATGAAAGCGGCTGCGGAGGGGGAATATTTGAAGGCTGATACGGTTTTAATTCAGGTTAGTGTCGGGAATGGCAGCGGTTTTGCGAAAGCTTGGGGATGTGATTTGAGTTACGACTACGTGAAGATTAATGCGGAGTATACGACTTAA
- a CDS encoding 30S ribosomal protein S6 translates to MKPFIYETMYILRPDLGEEMTDQAIAKYQTILRDQGAESIETQHRGKRRLAYEIGKHRDGVYVQMNYTAPGAAIFTLERAMRLSEEVIRYLTIKQDVPDAPEAEAEAEVAE, encoded by the coding sequence ATGAAACCGTTTATTTACGAAACTATGTACATTCTGCGCCCTGATTTGGGTGAGGAAATGACAGACCAGGCGATCGCTAAATATCAAACTATTTTGCGCGATCAAGGTGCTGAAAGCATCGAAACTCAGCACCGTGGCAAGCGCCGTTTGGCTTACGAAATCGGCAAGCACCGGGACGGAGTATACGTTCAAATGAACTATACAGCTCCGGGCGCTGCAATTTTTACCCTGGAGCGCGCGATGCGTCTGAGCGAAGAAGTGATTCGCTATTTGACAATCAAGCAAGATGTGCCCGATGCACCTGAAGCGGAAGCGGAAGCTGAAGTCGCCGAGTAG